The DNA sequence TGGATGTAGTAGCTATGGAATCGGGTATCTAGGTCATAGCCCGTCCATGACATGGGGAGGCCAAACCTGAAGCCCAACAGCTTCAAATAACTCCTTGTTTGGCTCTCGGCCCCATGTTCCCCCAAGTGCTGGACAGTGCCGAGTATGATCTGGTGTCCACCTAGCCCGAATCTGTACTGTGCCTGAGCCTGATAGTAAGGTCTGTGGTAATCGATGTATTGGAACTCCTCTAGGACAAAAGGGGGTGGCGGCGGCATTAAGATCCTAGTGCTTGAATGGAGTAGCATGCTGCCGTCCACCTTCAGGTGGGTGAAGAAAAAGAGCAGGTCGGACTGAGGACCCAAGTGGTGATGGTACCCAAACTCGGTTCTGGTGAGTCGGGTTCGGTTCCATTCATAGGGGTCTGGTGGAGAGTCTACCTCGTATCCTATGTCCCCTGCCTTGGTGTTGGGGTGGGTCATGATGAACATGAGACCGTCTCGGGGGGTGGGGTCCCACTTGAATGCCCCTGCCAGGTCGTTGAACCTGTAGAAGGAGTTTTCCCGCCAGCCACGGGTCTGCTCATAGGAGCCTCCGAGGTTGAATGCCAGGTTGACCGAGGGTATCCCGCCGAATGCCGCAAAACTCGTGGCACGGTGCTGGAAGTTCCCCATGGAACCGCTGAGCTCTCCGTTGATGCTTGGTCTCTCGAAGAAGGAAGTATAGTCGTTGAAGGTATTGAAGGAGTTGGAGTTGGCAGGCATGAGGAGTTGGCCCTGAAGTAGTTCGCTAGAACCAGCCCCACCTCTTCCCTCCATAGCAAGGAGGGCACCGGAGAGGAATATATGGCCAGCGAAATTGGTGTAGTCCTGTTTGACCGAGGCCATGGCCTTGTTCTTGGCCCATGACAAGAGGCCTAGCTGGGAATAAAGGATGGAAAGGTCCACGCTCTTGGTGGCCAGGTCGCGATCCAGAAGAAAGCGGGACCTGTACACTGCCCTGTTGTCGTTTAGGGCTACAGCCTTGTTCATTGCCTCTATGGCTTGGGTGGGGCGGTTGAGGTCTCGCAGGATTATAGCACGATAAAGGTGGGGTGTTGGGTCCAATGGATCCAGCTCTTGGGCTACATCAAGAAGGTCTAAGGCCTCATGGAACCGTTTCAATTGATACAACATCTTGGCCCAGTAACTCAGAAACAGAGACCTGCGAGGCTCCAGCAGGACCGCTGTGGTGATCTCCTCCATGGCCCCTGCCACGTCCCCTCGTCTCATCCTGGCCAGGCCCAGTCCGAGGTGAGGCTCGCCCAAGCCTGGAGCCAACCTCATGGCCAACCTGAATGCCTCCTCTGCCTCATCCACCTGCCTGCGGGCTAGCAAAATGAAGCCAGCAACGGTGTGAACCTCGCCGTCATGAGGGGCGAGTTTTCTGGCCAGCTGGATTGTACTCCACGCTCCGCTCATATCATCGGATCCAAAAAGCAACCTTGCCAGGTTCGTGAGAGCCAGCACGTTTTCCGGCTCCAACTCCAGGCACATGCGCACTGCCTTTGTTGCACTTTCCACGTCGAAGAAGGACTGGTAAACATAGGACATGAGAATCCACACGGTGGAGGATGTAGGATCAGCTTCTACACCCTTTTTGCTGGCATCCAATGCTTCGGTTTTCTGGCCCAAAGCAAGCTGGGCCAAAGCCAGGAGGCTCCAGGCCAAGGCGTTCTCAGGCCTTCTAGCTGTCACTTCCAGGAATAGCCTTTTGGCATCCAGTACCTCTCCGCCCAGAAGGAGTCCAAGCCCACTTACGAGTGTTTCTCGATCTGGATGGGCGGGCGGGATGTCTTTTTCGGAGATTATGGAAGGTACAAAAAGGGTCCACTGAACAGCGTCATGTGGCGAGATCATGAGCCTCTTCTGGGGGGCAACCCCTGGACGCGCCACCGCCTGTTCTCGAGCCCCGACTTCAACAATTCCCATTTCATTCCAGGCCTTGACCAAACCTTCCAGAACACTTAAGACCACTGTGCCATCCTCGGCCACCTTGAGGTCCAACTCCGTTCCTCTAATTCCTACTGTCAGCGCAGGAGACCTGATCTCCACCATTGCTTCCTTGTTCTTGTTGCGAATCCAGATCTGACCTGCCAGCATTTGGTACAGGGACCGAGCTCCGAAATAGGCTGCGGGAACTATCTTTCTAAGCTTTATCCAGGCGCTGGAGGCTGAAACCTGCTCCATCACAAGACGGCTTCGCACATTGAGTTGTATCAGCGTCTCATCGGCCATGAGGATGGAGGCCCTACCATGTACCCCAGTCAGCACCACGTCCCGTGGGTATAGAGCCGTGTCCGCCTTGGCCTTCTCTTGGAGGTTCTCCCTTGCCCTTATCACCTCCACCTCGCCCTTCGTGTGTATGATCCGCCCAACCGGTTGATCTGAGGGGCCCGACTCAGCCAAAAGCATGCATGGCCCAGAGATCAGGAAGAGGAGGCATAAAAGGGCTATGCCAAAGCCCTGAAAATGGGCCTCCTAAAATCCGTGGATTCCTCTTGCTGGCATGGGAACCTACCTCATATCTAAAGGAACCTTGAATGGGGAGACCACCTTTCCCCGGCCCAAGAAGGCACCTGCGCATGGCCTCTGAGAGCTGAAGATGGAGTAGTTGGTCCCAATAAACTGGATTGCCCCCAGGATGACCCTCCCTCTTTCATCCCTGCGCATAGTCATCCTAACGTAGCCATTGAGATATAGACCACCTTCTGAAATATCGCTTTCCAAGACGGCCACAAAATCTAAGTTCGTGCCTAGCACAGGCATGATGGTGAGCATTAGTGGAACCCATGATCCGTGGGCGAAAAAAAAGATTTGAGCTTCCAACCGCGGTAACTCATCCTGGAGTTCCACAAGCTCCTTTACCTGGAGGTAACCCTTGCTCTTGTCCTTGACTCTTTCCAAGAAACCCGGCCCGTGGCAGAAGCCCACCGAATGCGTGGAAACCTTTAGCCACTGACCTACCCATATGGCCAAACTATTGCTGGCATCATCTCCCCAGAGTCTTGTGGGACAAATAATCAAGCCCGTGGCCAGTATGAGGGCAGCAAGCACCTTTGTGCTTCCCATGTGGCACCCCCCTTTTATCCATGTCCCTGGTACAAGCCCCGCATGCCAATGACCTTCTTTGCGAAATGCAATGACATAGCCCCTCCCCAGGCTAAAACTGAAAAAATAACTGAGGGCAAGACTTGACTTGACGCCAAATGCCACGTGCTGAAAGGGGCCCTTTGTCCTGTTGGAGCTTGCCGGATTGTAGGTGTCATGCTTTACAATTGTCAACAAAGATAAATCAAATCCATTGCAATTCCATAGCCCTTCAAGAGGTGAAAAAAGCACTTGTTAGGGAGGGGCTCAGTTGTACCCGAGTATCAGACTCTTAGTGCTGGAATATCTTGAGCTCAGCCCTGCATCATCCATTGGTGGTGCGCTGTACCTTGTGCCAAAAAAGATGGGATTTTTTGCCAGGCAAAAGCAGCTTGACATATTTTGGAGTGCAAATGAGCTTTGATCAGGGCAGCCAGGGACAAAGGCTTTGGGGGCTGTGGACCCCAAACTCTCAGTTTTACAGAGCCGGTGAGAGGAGTTGAACCTCCGACCCGCTGATTACGAATCAGCTGCTCTGCCTCTGAGCTACACCGGCCAAATCTGCCCTATTTTGCTGTCAATGCATCTCTTGTGTCAAGGCGCGGGTTCCATGCTCTGATCCACCCTCGCGCCCCAAGGGACAATATCCTGTCCGCCGCTGTGATGTAGGGGTCTTGCTCATGCCCGTACTTGCTCGTATATGGAAAAGGCATTTCGGATCAGGGCTTCCAGCAGCCTGTAGGTGTTGAAGAAATCCTCCAAACGCATGAGGCTGGTGGGAGAGTGGCTGTATCTGCATGGCACCGCCACCACTGCTGTGAGAACTCCCCTTCCGCTTGAGTGGATCGCACCTGCGTCCGTAGATCCCACAAGGGGGGTCTTGATCTGATAGGGGATGTCCAATTCTTCTGCAATAGCGAGTATCAAATCCACCAACTTTTCCGGCACTATTAGGCTCTTGTCCATGGCCGTCACCACAGGCCCCCCTCCCAAAACAGAGACCATTTGCCCTGCCTTTATCCCTGGAGTGTCTGTGGCCATGGTGCCTTCCACAGCCAAAGCCATATGAGGGCTCCACCTCTGGGCAGCCACCCTGGCCCCTCTTGATCCCACCTCCTCGCTGGAGGAGAAGGTCACCACGATACGCCACGGCAATATGTCCTTGGCAAGGCTCTCCAGGATCAAAAGCAAAAGGGCACATCCCACCCTGTCGTCCAAGGCCTTGGCCATGATTGTTCCCTGGCCCAGAAGTCTCAAGGTCTGAGGGATCAAGGCAGCACAGCCCAACCTGATCCCCATCTTGTTTAGCTCCTGGAGGCTGGTGGCCCCCACGTCCACGAAAAGGTCCCCCCAGCCCAGCACCCTGTTCCTCTCCTCTGTCTCCAGCACATGAGGTGGGACCGAGCCTATGAGACCATAGTAGTAGCGGCCTTTTGTTGACTTTACCAAAATGGTCTGTCCCGGTAGGAGGCGCACATCCCATCCCCCCAGGGGGGCCAGCCTGAGGAAGCCGTCTTTTTCCAGTCCCTTGACCACGAATCCCACCTCGTCCATGTGAGCGGTCAGCATTAGGGTGAATTCTTCCCCAGGATTCAAGACTGCATAGAGGTTTCCCAGGGCATCTGTATGCACCTCGTGGGCAAGGGGTAATACCCTGGCTTGAATGATATGGCGCACCTCGGCCTCGAATCCGGAGACTCCAAAGGCCTCGGTGAGTTCCTTGAGAAGATCCAAGACATGGTTCTCATCTATCTTTTGGTTCATGATTTGTTCCCTCCCCCTACGGCATTGGGTTATTCAGAATATTCAGCGCTGGAATTCCCTGGAAGAGATCTCTAGGTTTGCTTTTCTGATCACATGCCAGGCTTCTTCCTGGTTCATGTCAGGTGGGGCTTCCACAGGTGCGAAACCCTTTGGGGCTACCAGGGAGGTCAGGCGGTTCAACCAGAAGCCTCTGTGTTCCCTCAAGGCCTGTCTGAAGAGCTCCGGGTAGTCTTGCTTTCTCATCATTCCCATGAGAAGGCCCCTTACGTGTAATGCATGAATGCCATGACCCCTAAGCTCCTCCATGTCAATGCCCACATCCCTCTGGAATGTGAAGACCAGCACAGGCCGGCCTGGTTCCCCCAAGCCTCTGAGAAGCCCGCGATAGAACCACCTGTGAAGTATGCCCGCCATGTAACAGCCCAAGACCCAGTCCGGCCTTATGGCGTGCACAGCCTTTCTTAGGCTGCGGCCCATCTGCTCTGCCCTATGCTCCAGAAAGCTGTAATAAGACTCCAGGAGTGCCTGATCCCTCAGCCATGGGAATCGCTTTGGAGCCTCCAAGCTCCAAGCCACGGACTCCTTGGGCTCGCCCAGGTGCTGCAGAAAGGCTTCAAAGGGGGCTTTCCCAAAATCCACACCACTTCCAAAAAAAAGAGGATTTCTGCGATACATCTCAAGATCCAGGACCAGACCAGCTGCAGCCGGGTGATTCCTGGACCAGTATGCGGCCACCCTTGCTGAAGAGACCACCTCTTTTTCCCAGAATTCTCTGTCCCATGGGGATGGCGCACTCCAGTCTTTCCCCTCGACCCCCACTGCATGGGATGGCAAGGTTCTGGTGTGAGGCCCTCCTGGATAGTTCAGACCCAGGAGCCACCTCACATCTGAATGGGCCAGCAAAGATGCCATGTTCTCCCAGGCCTGGAAAAGCAAAGCTCTTTCCTTTTCCGATCCCCAGGCCCCCAAGAGCATCTGGGGGTGGGCCACTCCCCAGAAGCTGTTTAGACCCGATACCATCATTCTGTAGGCCAGGCTTCCCAGCTCCTGGGCATCCTTGTCCATGTGAGCCCAGCCACAGCGAACACCTTCCCTAGAAATCCATCTGTGGGATGGCTTCAAAGGAGTTGGCTGAGGCCCCTGGGCTGGGCTCCAGAGATGAATCTCCTTTGTGCTGACAGGAGGAGCTTCAGCAAAAGGCTCTTCCAGGACAGCAAAGTCTGCTTTGGGGGGAGGTGGCAGAGAATGGTCCGTGGAAGTGGCATGAGGAAAATCAGCATCTTTTAACCTGCCCAGCAGATTTCTCAAAAAAGCTCTTAGGCGTGATTCCTCCACCGGCATGGGCAGCATGGGAGAAGCCGGTTCTTTGGAATTGGCACCCCCATGGGTGAGCACATGACGGGCCATTACCAGGACCTTTCCTTTTCCGCATCCCGCAGCGGCCGCCAGGGTGAAGGGACCTTTTTTTCCGGCCTCTTCCCTCAAAAAAGCCGAGTCATAAGAGCGAACCAAAGACAAGACCCCAAGCCCAATTCTCAGAGAGGGGGTTCTGTCAAAGATCATGGGGCCTTGGATGCCTGGGCTCCCAAGCCCGTCCTGCTCAGGCAGCACCAGGGGGGATTTCCAAAGGGGAGCATTGAAGAAATTCTCTTCATCCATCACCCAATCGTCTTGGATCTGGATAGAAACCCCCAGCCTATGGAGCAAGAGATTGAAGAGATACCTGTCGTGGTCTGCCACCTGATTCACTTTGCTGCCAGAGGATGGGCCCAGGATCAGGATCCCACCTCCGGTCACAAAATCCACCAGTGGTTGAAGCTCTGCCAGGCTCATGCCTGTGCCTGGTGCTCCGGGGGAAGGGCCGCAAAGCAGCACCACCAGGCAGGAGTCTCTGAGATCCTGGCGAGTCAGGCGTGGGTAAAAGGGCCTGTACACAGGCAGGAAGCCTGCCAGGCTAAGATTGTCCATTAGTCCGGCCAATACGCAAGGAGGATTCATCTCCAGGTCCACTATGAGGGCTCGCTCCCATGGCGAAGCAGTAAGGGGCCAAAAGCACAGAGAGATGGCCAGAAAAAAGAAGGCAAGAAAATGGAGCTTCATGGGCCAGCTCACCTAAAAACCAGATCTCCCATACACAAAAGGCTAAAATTTCCGATCAAGTCCATATTTGGGATCATCAGCCAAGGCTGCTCTTGGGAAGATGGGCCCAAGACCCCATGCTACAGTCAGCCATCTCAAGGGTCAAACCCCCCGGCTTCCTGATTCCTGGATCCGTTTGACCCAAGAACTCATGCCCCGCCTCATACACGTACAAAGGGGTCAACCCAGATCATTTTCCAGGACAGGTGAGCCTGGGTGCCATACACCCAATCCCCAGGCTGGGTTTAGCTGTTTTCAGGCCCCAAGAAGCCACACCCCCATGGGAAAGCCAGAGTGGGTTTGAGCACAAATCAGTTCATCTCTGGATATCTTGAAGAGTACAGGCCAAGAGAGCTTGGGAGGTGAGGCCAGAGGCCGTCATGGCCTTATCTCATGAAATGAAATTTTGCTTTTGATTCTTTATTTAGCTTTTCTTGGGAGGTCCTGTGCGCTCAAGTACCGCCAGATAAAGGTCAGAGCGGTCTTCATATAAGGTCAAAAGCAAAGGCAGGTCTTTTACCATGCGCCTTAGTTGCGGGAATATGGGAAGGGGATCCAGGGGAAAAGGCACCACATCCCTTATGCGCTCCACGAAGAGCCTTCCCTCTGGATGGCTGATGACCAGTCGTCCGGATGAATTGAGCATCCTTGCGCAGTTGGCCAGAGCCCTGGGCTTATCCACCAAATTGGAGAAGACCGCGTTCATGAAGATCACGTTGAACCACCCGTCTGGGAGTTTCATTTCCGCTATGTCCGAGAGATGGGTTTGCACATCCGGATACTTCTCTGCCAGACGGGCCAGCATCCTGGCCGAGATTTCACAGGCCACTATGGTGCCTGGTTTATATTCACGTATAAGCGGGATAAGAACCCCAACCCCGGCTCCCACATCCAGCACACGATCTCCAGGTTGTATGGAAGCGGCCTCCACTATTACTTCAAGATTTCTAAGGATGTGGGGAGGCTGGTCCTGATCGAACAACTCCACCACCCCGTCGAAATAATGTGCCTGTTTCTGGTTTGTAAGGAGTTGTTCTCCAGGCTCCATGGATTCACACATAAAATCTCCTTTTAATCGAGAAAAACAAGAGGTTCTTGGCAAATGTGCTTCACAGATCCCTGGCCTAGTGACTGGGAAGAAATCCCATGGGCGCGAAACCCTTCAAAACATCCTGCAGATGCTCCTTCCAGCACCTATTCCAGTGACGACCTTGCCCACACAAGAGATGCTGATCAGATGACTCTGGTCAGGCCTGAAAGCTTTAGAATTCAATCCCGTGAATCTTCCTTCCAGGCTCATGGCAGAGGTTAGATGACCTTGTTTAGGGAATACTCTATGATTCCCTGAGCTCCGGCCTCCTGCAGCTTGGGGATGATCTCCCGCACCACTTCCTGATCCACTATGGTCTCGATGGCAAACCAGTCCTGCCCGTAAAGCTTTGAGATGGTGGGGGCCTTGAGGCTTGGGAGCACGGCCACCACATTGGAGATATCCTCCTCGGAAACATTCATCTTGAGGCCCACCTTCTTGTATGCGGCCATGGCCCCTTTGAGCAGAACCCGGATCTGCTCTATCTTTCTGTGCTTCCAAGGGTCCTCCCATGCCAGGGGGTTGGCTATTAACTGGGGGGCCGTGGTCATGAGTTCCTCTACGATCCTGAGCCCATTGGCCCTCAGGGTAGTGCCTGTCTCGGTCACCTCCACCACAGCATCTGCCAGTCCCTCCAGCACCTTGGCTTCTGTGGCGCCCCAGCTAAACTCCACATCCACCCTTATGCCCCTGTGCTGGAAAAGCCTTCGAGTGAAATTCACCAGCTCGGTGGCCACACGCTTTCCTTCCAGGTCCTGAAGAGTTCGCACAGGGGAGTCCTCGGGCACTGCCAGCACCCAGCGAGCCGGTCTTCTACTTACCTTGGAATATATGAGCTCCTCCAGGATCACCACCTTGGAATCGTTCTCCAGGATCCAGTCCCTGCCCGTAAGCCCCAGATCCAGGACCCCGCTTTCCACGTACCTGGAGATCTCCTGTGCCCTTATGAGGTAACAGGATATTTCCTCATCATCTATGCCCGGAAAATAGCTTCGATCCGGCAGTCTTATGTTCCAACCCGCCCTCTTGAATATCTCTATGGTTGCCTCCTGAAGGCTACCTTTGGGTATACCCAATTTGAGCTTTTCCATGAAGACCCTCCAGCCCCTCACAAAAAAGCCACCTTAAAGGGTGGCACCGGGCTAATGACCCAACCGGCTTTAATTCCTTAACTTTTTTACAACTCCATCAAGGTCCGTGTCAAGCCTCATGAGCCCAGCACATGCCCAGTGGATGAAATGGAGTGATTTTGTTTGGGCGCATTGCCTGGACCAAAAGACAGGCTGGGTTCATAATCGCAAAAGCAAAAGCTCTGAGTTGCGATCTTGGGCTCCCCCCCGAAGGGCCAAGCTCCGCAGTGGATCAGACTTCGGCCAGGAGGTGATCAGTGCCCACTGCTTCCATCAGGGGTGTGTCCATGTACTACAAGGAGGCCGGGCAGGGTTCTGCTCTCATACTGGTGCCAGGCCTTGGAGGTGACTCCAGGGCCTTCAACCCCATATTTCCGTTCATGAGAAAAAAGGGGTTTCGCCTGGTGGCATTTGATCCCAGGGGGTTGGGAAGGTCAGAAAGCAGCCTTGAGGGGGTCTCCATGGAGCAGCTGGTCCTGGATGTACTGGGACTGGTGGATCGTCTTGACATAAGAGAAGCCTTTTTCTTGGGAGCATCCCTGGGTGCCCTGGTGGTTAAGAACCTAGCTGTGGCTTGTCCCCGGCTGGTCAAAGGCCTCATTCTTTGCACTCCTCCGCCCGTGAGCGGTCCCCTTGCCATGCAGTGGAGCAAGAGGCTCAAAGAGCTCATAACTGAGTCTCCCATCAACGAGCTCATGGCCAGGCTTCTGGAAGCCATGGTATCTCCGCAATATTGGACAAAGAACAGAGTGGTATTACAGGAGTTGGCCTCACAATACGGCATGGATGAAAGAACCCGCAGGGCCATGATGCGACAGCTGGAAGTCTGGACAGAGCAGGAAAATGAATGGTTCTTGCCAGAGGTTCCTTGCCTTATACTTGGGGGTGAGCAAGACAGGCTGGTGGGCAAAGAGGAACTCAAGAGAATTTCCCAGCTCATACCTGGTAGCAGGCTGGTGATTTTGGAGGGAGTGGGACATCACTTGATCCTGGAGGCTCCTTGGCGAGTGGCCCAGGAAGTTTTCCGCTTTGCCCAGCAAGCCATGGGAAAGATGGAGGCTTGATCAAGACCGGTGGCTCCCATAGAATGCGGTAAATAGGGTGGGCAATAAAGCTCTAGGAGGAAACCATGAAAGGGACCTTCAGGAAGACCATAGTCTTAATAGTTGTTCTGGTCACAACCATGGCTCTTGTTCCCCAGGTGTGGGCATACAGGGATTGGGATTCCACTCCCATGGAAGTGGATGCCTGGGTTCTGCGTCCCTTTGGCATAGCTGCCACGGTGTTGGGTGCAGCAGGCTTCCTGGTGGCACTTCCCTTTGCCGCCTTGACAGGCACTACGGAAGATGCGGCCCAAGCCCTTGTGGTGGCTCCATACAAGTTTACCTTTGAAAGGCCCATGGGCTATCCCACGACCCGTTATGAGGATGGTAGCTGGTAGGAAGTTGGTGCTGGCCACAACATTGCAGCGTGGGAAGAACCCTTGGGGGAGCCGGAAATAGAGCTGGCTTGGACATGACTCCAGCATCAGGCCCGCCAGCCCATGAAAGATCCAGATAAAAGGGCAAGGGGACTGGAACTGTTGCTGCAGTTGAGCCTCGAGATCTGCTCTCAAAGGGATCTGGAGGCAATTCTGCAGCGCATTTGGGAAGAACTCAGCCTTGTCCTGGATGCCGAGCGGAGTTCTATTTTTCTCTTGGATGAGCAAACCCAGGAGCTGCGTTCGGTGGTGGCTCTGGAAAGCGAGGAGATACGTTTTGACAGGAAAAAGGGAATTGCAGGAAGGGTACTGGCCACAGGCCTTCCCATGTTGATCCCTGACGCGTACGCTGACCCGCGTTTCAACCCAGAGATAGACCGCATAACAGGTTTTAGAACCAAGTCCATTCTGGCCGTGCCATTGAGAGGCCCCAGCGGATCCTTGTTGGGAGTGGCGCAGGTACTAAACCGTAAAGACGGTAAAGCCTTTGACGAGGAGGACCTGGGTTTGCTGCAAGCCCTGGCCGATACTGCGTCCGTGGCCATTGAGAACGTTCAGCTTTACCAGGAGCAGCTGAAGGCCACCGAGGCAGTAATAGCTGCTCTTGTCAAAGGTTTGGAAATGAGGACTGAAAACAAAGGTGGCCATGCCTTCATTGTAAGGGCGTACAGCACAGTGATGGCAGAGGCCATGGGCCTGGATGCCAACAGGGTGAAAATTTTAGGTTGGGCAGCCTGCCTCCATGATCTTGGAAAACTGGCTGTGCCCGACAGGGTGTTGCGCAAGGGGGCTGTCCTTACAAAAGAGGAAAGACTCGCGTATGAGAAACATGCTTTTTGGACCAGGAGGCTCCTGGAACTGATGGAGTTTTCCGGGGACATGGCCGCAGTGGTGGATATAGCTCCTTTCCATCACAAGGATTTTGACGGAGGGGGGTTTCCTCAAGGCCCTCCCCAGGGCACTGAGGTGCCTGTTGAGGCCAGAATAATAGCTGTGGCTGATTCCCTTTGGTGTAAAATGAATCCTCGCTTCGGTGAGAAGCCCATGGGTTTGCAAGAGGCCTTGGCTTGGTTGGCTAGGGAGGCAGGCACAAGGTTCGATCCAGATGTGGTAGGAATTCTTCCAGCCATCCAACAGCAGTTACGCCTCTGTGAAAAAAAACTGGAACGAGAGCACAAAAGGTGACTGAGAAAAAAAGCGCTTGGGCCCAACCAGGTGTCTCTTACAAAAGGTTGTCCAGGCTGGAAGTACTGCGTCAAGTCAGCAAGACCCTGGTGTCAGAGAGAAATCTGGACAAGCTGCTGAGCCTGATTGCTGAGCAGACAAGCAAGGTGCTTTCAGCTCAAAGAACCACTCTCTATCTTGTGACTGAAGAGAAAGAGCAAAAAAACAAAGAAAAACGTCTTTTTTTGGTCAGCAGGGTTTCCCAAGGGACAGAAGAGATTCGTGTTCCCTTGGGCAAAGGAAGCATTGCTGGGGAGGTGGCGGCCTCGGGCTGTCTGATCAACCTGAAGGATGCATATCAAGATCCCAGATTCGATTCTTCATGGGATCGCATTACAGGCTTCAGAACAAGGTCCATGTTGAGTGCACCCATGAGGACACCGAGGGGTGAGGTGGTGGGTGTAGTACAGGCCTTGAACAAGAAAGGCTCCGAGGGGTTCGATGCAGATGACGAGGAGATGCTGACAGCCCTGTGTTCTCAGGCAGCCATGGCCATAGAAAACAGCCGTTACCTGGAGGCTCAAAGCAAGGCCTTCCTGAGTCTTATCCGAGGCCAGGCCGTGGCCATTGACGCCAGAGACCACATGACCGCAGGGCACACCTGGAGGGTGGCGGCTTATGCTGCGCAGGTGGGCCGTGCCATGGGATGGGAAGAGCAACAGATCCGCATCCTGGAATACGCTGGGCTCCTGCATGATCAGGGCAAGCTGGGCATTCCCGATGAGGTGCTCTTAAAACCCGGCAGCCTTACAGAGCGTGAGTTCAAGCTAATGAAGAGCCACGCTGCCAAGACCAGGGAAATATTAGGGGATATACGTCACCTCTTTCCCAGGAGCCTAAGAGATGTGCCCGAGATAGCCTCAGCCCATCATGAGAAATTGGATGGATCAGGATATCCGGAGGGTTTGCTAGGGGATCAAATATCTCCGGGGTCCAAGATCCTGGCCGT is a window from the bacterium genome containing:
- a CDS encoding HD domain-containing phosphohydrolase, encoding MTEKKSAWAQPGVSYKRLSRLEVLRQVSKTLVSERNLDKLLSLIAEQTSKVLSAQRTTLYLVTEEKEQKNKEKRLFLVSRVSQGTEEIRVPLGKGSIAGEVAASGCLINLKDAYQDPRFDSSWDRITGFRTRSMLSAPMRTPRGEVVGVVQALNKKGSEGFDADDEEMLTALCSQAAMAIENSRYLEAQSKAFLSLIRGQAVAIDARDHMTAGHTWRVAAYAAQVGRAMGWEEQQIRILEYAGLLHDQGKLGIPDEVLLKPGSLTEREFKLMKSHAAKTREILGDIRHLFPRSLRDVPEIASAHHEKLDGSGYPEGLLGDQISPGSKILAVVDIFDALTAPRPYREPESPQGALDFLRQEAMRGKLDGQVVEALAGVMDEILSLKEGIDEWVQQRDVSWWGRNRLRESETEV